Genomic segment of Candidatus Methylomirabilota bacterium:
CAAGGCGACGGTCGTGATCGTGCTCAAGCGCCCGTACGCCCGCTTCCTCGGCATGCTGGACGGAGACTGGGCGGCCATCGTGCCGCGGGAGGAAGTCGAGAAGTATGGCGATCTCAACGCGCATCCGGTGGGCACCGGACCCTTCCGGTTCGCGAGCCGGGCGGCCAACCAGCATGTCACGCTCGAGCGGAACCCGGACTACTACGAACCGGGCAAGCCGTACCTCGACAAGGTCGTCTTCAAGATCATCCCCGACGAGTTCGCCCTCATGGCCGACCTGAAGGCCGGGAGCACCGACCTCGTCTTCACCGCGCCGACCCAGATGCTCGACGAGCTCAAGAAGACGCCCGGGGTGAGCTACTTGGAGGCGCCGTCGAGCATCGTCACCTTCATGTACCTGAACACCCAGCGCGAGCCGTTCAGCAAGCTGGCGGCCCGCCAGGCGCTCGCCGCCGCGATCGACAAGGCGACCATCGTCCGGGCCGCCTACCAGGCGATCGGCCAGCCCGTGGCCTCGCTGGTGCCGTCCACCTCGCCGGTGAAGGTCACGGTCGCCGACGCGCCGCACGGTCTGGACCGGGCCAGGGCGCTCCTCCGCGAGGCCGGCTACCCGAACGGCTACACCTTCACGCTGAACGTGCTCGGCTCGGCGGCCACGTCCAAGGCGATCGCCGAGACGATGCAGGCCCAGCTCAAGCAGGCCGGCATCACCATGAACATCGTCTACACCGAGCCGGGGATCTACGAGGAGCAGGTGGTGCGGAAGCACGACTTCCAGGCGGCGACGGACGGGACGTCCGAGCACCCGGACCCCGACGTGAAGCTCTACATCCGGCTCCACAGCAAGGGGGGCACGAACCTGGCCGGCTACGCGAACCCGCAGGTGGACGCCCTGCTCGACCAGGGCCGCCAGCAGATGGACCCTGCGCAGCGGGCGGCCACGTACTCGAAGGCGCTCGCCCAGATCGTCACCGACGTGCCGGTGGTCGCGTTCGCCGAGCTGAAATTCTACGTCTTTGTGCGCGATCGCGTGCAGGGGTTCGAGATCGATCCCCTCACGATGTTCTTCTTCAAGAACACCCGGGTCCGCTGAGGCCGGCCCGGGGAGCGCCACCGCCGGCGCTCCCCGGCGGCCACCCACTCCCCGTGGCCCGCTTCGTCGGCGCCCGGCTGGTCCAGCTGGCCTTCATCGTGGCCGCGGTGTCCGTGGTCGTTTTCGGCTTCCTCCGGCTCCTGCCCGGCGACCCGATCGCCATGATGCTGGGCGAGCGTCCCCACCCCCAGGTCGTCGCCGAGATCCGGAAGCTCTACCGCCTGGACCAGCCTTTCCATGTCCAGTACGCGCTGTGGCTCGCCCAGGTCGCTCGCGGGAACCTCGGGATCTCGTACATCACGCGTCGCCCCGTGGCCGCGCTGATCGGCGAGGCACTCGGCCCCACCGTCGGCCTCGCCCTCGCCGCGCTCGCGATCGGGGTCGTCGTCGGCGTGACGGCCGGGATCCTGGCCGCCCTCTACCGCAATACCGCCCGCGACGTGGCCGCCAGCGTCCTCGCCTTCGCCGGGATCTCGATCCCGAGCTTCTTCCTCGCGGTGCTCCTGATCTGGGTGTTCAGCCTGGCCCTCCGGTGGCTCCCGCCCACCGGCTACGTGAGCCCGACCGTCAGCATCGCCGGCTGGGCCCGACACATGGCGCTGCCGGCCGTGGCGCTCGGCCTGATCCTGGCCGCCAGCACCATGCGGCTCGTCCGCTCGGGCGTCCTGGAGGTGCTGGGGCGCGAGTACGTCCGGACGGCGCGGGCCAAGGGTCTCGCCGAGCGCGTGGTGGTCGGCCGCCACGTCCTGCGGAACGCGATGATCCCGGCGGTCACGGCGGTCGGTCTCCAGCTCGCCGACCTCCTGGGCGGCGCCGTGATCATCGAGTCGGTCTTCGCCATCCCCGGCCTCGGCCGCCTCACGCTCGACTCCATCTTCGCCCGCGACTACCCGGTCCTCCAGAGCGCGATCCTGATGCTGACCGGCGTGTTCATCCTGGCCAACCTGCTCGCCGACGTCACCTACGCGCTCATCGACCCGCGCATCCGGTACGACTGACGTGCGTGGCCTCGGGAGCTTCGTCCTCCGGAGCCCACTCGGGCGATTCGGACTCGGCGTGGCGACGCTCTTCCTGCTGAGCGCGGCGCTCGCCCCCTGGCTGGCGCCGTACGACCCGACAGTGCAGAGTCTCGGGGAGATGCTCAGGCCGCCCTCCCGCGCGCACTGGCTCGGCACCGACCAGTACGGACGTGACGTGCTGAGCCAGGTCGTCTACGGGGGCCGCGTGTCGCTCCAGATCGCGCTCGTCTCGGTGGCGGTCGCGGCCCTCTTCGGTCTTCCCCTCGGCGTCGTCGCCGGCTACTACGGCGGGCGGATCGACGCGGTCATCATGCGGGTCATGGACGTCGTGTTCGCGTTCCCGAGCCTGCTTCTCGCGATCGCGCTGCTGGCGTTCGTCGGCCCCAGCACGGTCAACGTCATGATCGCGATCGGCCTGGTGTACGTCGCGACGATCGCGCGCATCACGCGCGCGAGCGTGCTGACGGTGTGGAGCGAGGAATACGTGACGGCGGCCCGCGGGCTCGGGAAGGGCGACGTCGGGATCATGGCGCGCCACGTCCTCCCGAACGCCCTGGCGGCGCCGCTCGTCCAGCTCACGCTGGGCCTGGCCCGGGCGACGCTCTACGAGGCCTCGCTCAGCTTCATCGGGCTCGGGACCCCCCCTCCGACCCCGAGCTGGGGACGGATGCTGGCGGACACGAAGAGCCTCGTCCAGCTCGCTCCGTGGGCCTCGATGGCGCCGGGGGTGGCCATCATGCTGGTGATCCTCTCGTTCAACTTTCTGGGCGACGTGCTGCGGGACGCGCTCGATCCGCGGCTCCGGGGACTCAACTGAGCGCGGTCTGGCTCAGAATCGACGGCGGGACCACCGCCACGCGCCGCTTCTCGCCCCTTACCCACGCCGCGAAAGCGCACAGACGGCCCGCGCGCGCTTCTGGCGGGGCGCCGAGGGTCCGTCCCGCGGTTGACGAGCCCGCCTCGCCGGCTCAGGATGGCGGTTCGGGAGGTGCCCATGCCTACCATGCCCGTCTTTCACCTGTTCGCCACCGCGCCCAAGCCCGTGGCGCCCTACAGCCATGCCGTCGAGGCCGACGGCTGGGTCTTCCTGACCGGGCAGATTCCCAACGACGCGGAGGCCCCGGCCGCGCCGCTCCCCGGCGGGATCGAGGCCCAGACCCGCCGCACCCTCGACAACCTGGTCCGAGTGTTGGCCGGGCTCGATCTCGGGCTCGAGCACGTGGTCGCCGCCCGCGTCTTCCTGACCCACTTCGACGAGGACTACCAGCGCATGAACCGGGTCTACGAGAGCTACTTCTCGGCCGGCCGCCTGCCCGCCCGGACCTGCATCGGCGTCACCGCGCTGGCCCTCGGCGCCCGCATCGAGATCGATTTCATCGCCCGCCGCCCCTGAGGCCTCCCGTGCGGACGACCGCGCGCGCCGTCGTGATCGGGAGCGATGCACCACGCGCTCGGTGGTCGGCACCGAGGTTACTCCGACACACTCCCGGCTACGGCAGGAGCTAGGCGGGCCGGGTCGAAGGGCCGGAGGTCGACCGAGGCGGTCGCTCCCTCGCTGATCAGCTCGGCCAGGGCCAGGCCGGTGGCGGGCGCGTTGAGGATCCCCCAGGGGCCATGGCCGGTGGCCACATAGGCGCCGACCGCGCCGGGGACGCGGCCGATCAACGGTAAGCCATCGTCGCTGACGGGCCGGTAGCAGGCCTGCCGACGCACGACGTGGGCCGCCGCCAGGGCGGTGGACAGGCGGCCAGCGGCGCCCGCGAGGATGGCGCAGGAGACCTCGCTCACCTCGACGCCCTCGGGCGAATCCGGCACGGGGGTGGGGTCAGCCAAACCGCAGACGTAGACCTCACCATCGGTCCGGGGGAAGATCTCCGGCTCCAGACGACGGCCGTCGGCCAAGCGGTAGTCGACGAAGAGCGCATGCGCCGGCACGTCGGCCCCGGCGAGGGTCACGCTGTGGCCCTTGAGGCCGCCGATCCTGGGCAGTCGGAGCCCTCCGGCCGCCCGCGCCGTCCACGGGCCCATGGCCAGAACCACGGCGTCGGCCTCGAGGATCTGGCCGTCTACCCGGACGCCGCTGGCCCCTCCCTCTCGCTGGATCACGCCTTCCACGACGCCGACGTCCAGCCTGGCCCCGCGGGCCTGCGCCGCGTCGACCAGGGCCGTGGTGAACCGCTCCGGGTGAACCTGGGCCGTCGTCTCCGGGGAGCCGAGGACTGCCGTGACGAGGCCGGCGCCGTCGAGCCAGCCCGGCGAGTCAACCCGGTGCCCGCCGGCCGGCATCCCGCGCTCCCGGGCGGCCAGCATGAAGGTATCCATGCGCCGGTAGCCGTAGTCGGCCCCCAGCCGGACGGCCAGCTCGGCGTGCAGCGCGAAGCTGGCCCGGGCCAGGAGGCCGAGAGGGGAGCCATCGCACCAGTCGAGGGCCAGGAATCCCCCGGACTTGCCCGAGGCCGCGCAGGCCACCCCCGTGCGCTCCACGATGGTGACGCCGACCCCGCGACAGGCCAGGAAATAGGCCACCGAGGCGCCGATGACGCCGGCGCCGCAGACCACGACGTGCCGGGGCGCGGTCTTCACGGGGCTGGGGGATGGAAGGGGCGAATGGTCGCTCGTCCCGCGCGGCATTTACTCCGGCGCGCGACAGCGGAGGCTCAGGAGCGCGGCGACCGTGCCGGCATCCATGATCTCGCCGGCGTCGATCATCCGGTAAGCCTCGGTCAGTGGCACCACGAACACCTCGATCGCCTCGTCGGGCTCGGGGCGGCGCGCCACCGGCCGGAGGTCCCGCGCGACGAAGAGGAACAGCCGGTCGTCGGTGAGGCCGGGATCGACCAGGATCTCACCCAGCCGCTCGAGTCGGCCCGCCTCATAGCCGGCCTCCTCGACGAGCTCGCGCCGGGCGCAGGCCTCCGGCGACTCACCGGGGTTCGTCGTCCCCGCCGGGACCTCACAGAGCTCGGCGCCGACGATCGGCCGGAACTGGCGGAGCAGGACGACGCGGCCGTCGGGCAGCAGCGGAACCACGGTCGCGCCGGCCGGACAGCGGACGGCGTCGAGGGAGACCTCCCGGCCATCGGGGAGCCGGTGGCGCTCCCGGCGCACGCGGACGACGTCGCCCCGGTACTCGGGAGGGTCGGTCTGGGAGATCACCCTCAGGCGACGGCCCGCTTCATGGCGTCGACTGCGTCGCCTCGGCCACCGCCCGGTCGGCGTGCCCGAGGGCCCGGTCGATGATCTCCAGGCCCTGCCCCAGCTCCTCGTCGGAGATCACCAGCGGGGGCGCCAGCATGATCATGTTCCAGCGGGAGTACGTGTAGAGGCCTTCCGCCAGGCACTGGCGGAGGACCGCCGCCACCGCGGGGTGCTTCTTCTCGTAGTTGGCCACCGTCCACGGCACCAGCGGGGCCCGGGTGGCCCGGTCCGTCACCAGCTCGATGCAGGCGAAGAGCCCCACCCCCCGCACGTCGCCGATCGCGGGATGGCGCAGCTTCATCGCCGTGAGCTCCCGCATGAGCGTCTTGCCCAGCTCCCGCGAGTTCTCGATCCACCCCTCCTCGGCGTAGGCGCGCACCGCGGCGACCCCGGCCGCGCAGGCGAGCGGGTGGCCGGAGTAGGTCATCCCGGTGTAGAGGATGCGCTCCCGGAAATGCTCGGCGACCTGGCGCGAGACGACCACCGCGCCGAGCGGCACCGCCCCGCCCGTGATCCCCTTGGCCAGGGTCATGATGTCCGGACTGATTCCCCAGTGCTCGGCACAGAACCACTCGCCGGTCCGGCCGAAGCCGGTCATCACCTCGTCGAGGATCAAGAGGATCCCGTACTCGTCGCAGAGCCGGCGGACGATGGGCATGTACTCGGGCGGCGGGACGATGCGGCAGTTCGAGCCCGTGATCGGTTCCAGCATGATCGCGGCGATCGTGTCGGGTCCCTCGAACTCGATGAGGTTCCGGAGGTACGGCTCCGCGCAGTGGAGGTGGCACGCGGGATAGGTGAGGCCGAACGGACAGCGGTAGCAGAACGGATCCATCGCCCGGATGGTCCCGGGCACACCCGGCTCGAGCGGGAGCCGGCGCGGGTCGCCGCCCGCGCTCCGCGCCCCCATGGTGGCGCCGTGATAGGAGTTCCAGCGGGTAATCACTTTCTGGCGGCCGGTGACCAGGCGCGCCATCTGGAGCGCGGCCTCGTTGGACTCGGCCCCGCCGGTCGTGAAGAAGACCTTGCCGTCGCGGAGCCCGCCCGGCACCACCTCCAGGAGCCGGCGGGCGAGCTCGCCCCGCCTGTCGTTGGCGAAGGTCGGGGTGACGTAGGCGAGGCGCGCGGCCTGCTCCCGGATCGCCTCGACGATCCGGGGATGGGCATGGCCCAGGTTCGCGTTGACGAGTTGCGAGGCGAAGTCGAGGTACCGCTTGCCGGTCTCGTCCCAGAACCAGACGCCGCGGGCGCCGGCCACGATGAACGGCTTGGCGTCGGCCTGAGCCATCCAGCCGTGCAGCAGCGCCTCGCGGTGGTCCCGGCGGATGCGATCGGCCTCCTCGGGCGGCAGCGAGCCAGCGTCGTCGGTCATGCCGGCCTCCCGGTTGTTCGGCGCGGTTCCCGGCGGTCCGGAGCCACGATAGAATACCCGCGACGTCTCGTCCAATTCGTTCGCTTCATGAGCCGCATGACCTGGGCTTCGGAGAAGATCTTACACCACGCCGATCGCCCTCACGCTCCCGTTCTCCGCGCCTGCCTCGCCCTGGCGCGCACGAGGCGCGGGCGTGGTCCTCGCCCGCCGTGAGGCTCGTCCGCGTCCTGGCCGCGCTGGCCGGCCTGGCCGGCATCGCCTGGCTCGTGTGGGAGATCGGGCCGGAATCCCTCTTGGCCCAGCTCCGCGAGCTGTCCTGGCGCCTTCCCGTGCTCTTCCTTCCCTACAGCCTCGTCGCGGTCCTCGACGCCGCCGGCTGGCGCTACGCCTTCCCGGGGCAGCTCCCCGGCTTGCCGGTGCTGGTCGCGGCGCGTCTGGCCGGAGAGGCGGTGAACGTGACGACGCCGACGGCCACCCTCGGCGGCGAGCCCCTCAAGGCGTGGCTCCTGACGCGGGCGCGCGTCCCGTTCGAAGAGGGACTCGTGTCCATCGTCGTGGCCAAGACGGCGCTCGTCGTCTCGCACCTCGGCTTCCTCGTGCTGGCCGTCGCCCTGGCCATCTGGCAGACCCGCCCGGCCCCGGCGCTCCTCACGCTCATGGTGACGCTGACCGTCCTGGGCATCCTGGCGGTGGGCGGATTCGTGTGGGCCCAGCTGCACGGCCTGTTCGGCGCCTCGAGCCGCGCCCTCGCCTGGCTCGGGGTGGGCGATGGCGTCGGCGGCCACCTGCTCCGCCTGGACGATCACCTGGTGGCCTACTACCGCGGCCAGCGGGATCGCCTCGCGCTCTCGCTCTTCTTCCACTTCTCGGGATGGGTGGCGGGGAGCGTCGAGGTGTGGCTCGCGCTCCTCCTCCTCGGCTCGCCGGTCGACTTCGCGACCGCGATCGTCATCGAGGGCTTCGCCAGCGCGATTCGCTCCGCGACCTTCCTGATTCCCGCCTCGCTCGGAATCCAGGAGGGGGGCTTCGTGGGGATCTTCCTGGGGTTCGGGCTGAGCGCCGGAGCCGGCCTGGCGTTCGGGCTGGTCCGGCGCCTGCGGGAGCTCCTGTGGGCCGTCGCGGGCTACACCATCCTGGTGGCCTGGCGCGGTCCCCGGGGCTCGGTCACCGGCCCCGGCCTCTAGGTCATTTCGGGGGGGTCTCGGAAGATCCTCGATGCCCCCCCGTCGAGGCGGCGGCGAAGCCGCCGCTCGGAGCACTCCTCGATGACCGCCGCGCTCGGTGGCCGGCGCCGAGTTACTCCGCACGCTCCTAGGACGGCCCTCCGGGCAAAGCGGGCCGGTCGCTATTCAGCGACCGGATCGGGCCTGGCTCCCCCCAGAGCATCCAAGGCATTGCGCGCTCGCCCCGCGTTCCCCTGAACACGAGAAGGTCAGCCTCACCTGGCCACCTCCACGCGCCAGCGCGAGGCATGCAGCGTGCGCCCCGTGACCTTCCTCGAGGCGTCGGAGGCCAGATAGACGAATACCCCGGTGACCCGCTCGGGCTTGACGCCCTGGAACCGGGACATCCGGGTCGCCACCAGTCCGGGATCGACCGCGTTCACCCGGACGCCGAGTCGCCGGGTCTCCTCGGCCAGGACCCGGGTGAGCCCTTCCAGCCCGAACTTGCTCGCCGTGTAGGCCGCGTAGTTCGCATAGGCGACCGAGCCGCAGACCGAGCTCACGTTGATGACGGAGCCCTCCCGGCGCGCCAGAAAGTGGGGGAGGAGCGCCCGAACCAGGAGGAAGGGGCCCCGGAGGTTGACGGCAAGCGTTCGGTCCCAGTCGCCGAGGTCGATGGTCCACGTCGGGACCTCGGGGTGCGAGACGCCGGCGTTGTTGACCAAGACATCGATGCGGCCGAACGTCTTGAGCGCCGAACGGACGAGGCGCTCCACGTCCCTCGGCTCGGCCATGTCCGCGGAGACGCCGTGGACGGTCGCCCCCAGAGCCCGCGCCTCGTTGGCGACCGCCAGGAGCTCCGTGTCCGTGCGGCTGGCCAGGATGAGGTCCGCGCCCTCGCGCGCATAGGCCATCGCCACCGCGGCGCCGATCCCGCGCCCGCCCCCGGTGACCAGGGCGATCTTGCCGGCCAGCGCCCCCCCGCGCTCCGCCACGGTCAGCCCTCGGGGAGCCGGATCATCGGCGCGCGCCGGCCCTCAGGAGCGCGAGGACCCGGGCCCGCAGCTCGGCGAGGGAAAACGGCTTCTCCAGGAAGTCGTCGGCGCCGCGCCCCAGGATCTTCTCGCGCGCGTCGTCCTCGGGGTAGGCGGTGATCGCCAGGATCCGGATCGAGCCGGTCTCGGGATGCGCCCGGAGGCGCCGGCAGACCTCGAACCCGTCGACGCGCGGGATGTGGAGGTCCAGCACGAGGACATCGGGGCGAAGGAGCCCGATCTCGACGAGCGCCTCGTACCCGTCGGTCGCGACCCGGATCGTCGCGTCCGAAACGGCGGCCGACAGGCTTTCCCGGATGACCCCCAGGAGCTCCTCGTGGTCGTCCACGAGCAGGATGCGGGGCCGAGCGCGGGACCCCGTCCGAGCCGCGAGCGTCAGCCGAGCCTTCAGCGCTTGCACGTCGGTCTCGGCGATCCGGTGGTGCCCGCCCGGCGTCCGGAGAGCCGGTAGGTGGCAGTCGCGGATCCAGGCCTTGACCGCGTTGACCGTGACTCCGAGCCGGGCGGCGGATTGCCGCGTGGTGAGGAATTTCGGCTGGGCCAGTCCATCGGCGCGGGTTCGGGCGGCCATGGCGAAATGTGACACTTATGACACTTTTGACGATTTTCTGCAATCGGAAATCGAGTCGGATCGGGGCATAATGGGGACGAGCGCTCAGTTCGGCGGCGCCCGGGCGGCTGGCCCCGACGAGGTAACAGGCATGGCTCGAGCGGCTCTGGTGATATCGCTCATCGCGCTGGTCATCGCCATCCTGGCCTACCAGGAGGCCGGCGGAACCCGCGCGCTGCAGGAGAGGATGCAGTCCCTTCAGGGAGCGCTCGACGCCGCCAAGCGGGAAACGGCCGACGCGCTCGCCCGGATGGAACGGGCGCTTCGGCCTTCCGACGGCACGGAGTCGCCCAAGGACAAGCCGAAGGCGGAGAAGAAGCAGTGAGCCTGCGGATGGGCCCGCGCCGGGATCGGACCCGCGCCCGGCCGGGAGGTCGCTGAAACGCCGAGAGGGGCCTGTACGGCCTGCCCCTCCTGGGGGAGGTCTCGGAGGGGGCCGTTGAGGCCCCCTCCGAAGTTCTAGGCGCGAAACCCGATCTCCCGCCGTCCGTCGAGGTGCTGGATTCCGCTCCGGCGAAACTCGGCCCGCACCGCCAGGCCGTCCGGACCCCGCATCGCCTTCTGGACGAGAGTTTCCGGGGAGAGGCCGGGGCTCGCGTCCTCGAGACGGTGCGAGAACTCGAACAGACCGACGACGAAGCCCAGCACGGTCCCCATCACTGCCAGCTCGGTCAGCATGCGCTCCTCCTTCGCTCACGCGGCTCGGGTGCGTCGCCCGACGAGCGCCGCGTTGAGCAGCGGGCGGCTCGGCTCTTCCTGAGGCGTCAGCACGAGCTCGAAGCGGCGGACCCTCGGCCAGTCGGGAGAGGCCAGCACGCGATGGGCGATCGACAGGATCCGGCCCACCGTGGCCGGCCGCGCCAGCGGCACGGCGATCGCCACGCGCCAGGGTCCCCAGAGGGGCGCCCGCACGGTCGGCGCCACGATGGCGCCCAGCTCGCCGCCGATGGCGTCGCTCAGCGCGATCTGGCAGGCGACGGCCGCCTCGCGCCGGCGCTGCAACCGGTCCGCGAAGAGCATCAGCGCCGCGACGACCGCGATCGGCAGAAGGGTCAGGCCGGGGACGACGACTGCTGTCACCATGTGAGCCTCCTTTGCCCGTATGACACCACGGCGAGGCTCGCGTGAAAGAGGCGTGAGGCGACCGTTCGTGAACACGCGGCGAGGGGGCAGGCAAGCTCCGGCGCAGGCTCCGAGTGGGGCCCGGCGAAGGGAGGGGGACGGATGCCTAACGCGCGAGGAGCGGGTGGAGGTCGGGCCGGCAGCTCATGCAGGGCGCGAGCCCGACCGCTTCGGCGCGCTCCCGCGAGGCAAAGAGCAAGCCGCCCCGCGGGAAGGGATCGATCGACGCGCACGTCGGCAGGCAGTACTCGGTCTCGCCCGGCGCGCGAACGTACATGGCGTCACGCCGCACCTGGGCGTCGCGTCGCGCCCGGAGGGTGGGCACGCCCTCGACGCTCAAGAGCTTCTCCTTGTACGTCGTGGCGCCTCCGGCGTATCCGGTCAAGGCGCCCGAGACGCCGATCACACGGTGGCACGGGATCACGATCGGCAATGGATTCCAGCGGAGAGCCTGGGCCGCGGCCCGAACCGCGTCCGGCCGCCCCACCTCCCGGGCCAGGCCCGAGTACGAGATGACCGCGCCGTACGGGATCGCCGCCGTGGCCTGAAGCACCGCCCGGTGGAAGTCGCTGCGCACCAGGCGGAGGTCGAGCGGCCACCGGAGCTCTTGCCGCCGGCCCTCCAGGTACTCGGTCAGCTCGCGATAGAACGCCTCCACCTCGTCGCCATCCTCCAGCGTCTCGACGCCGCCCACACGCGCGAGCCGCGAGGACCGGAGACTCGCGCCTCGACCGAGGTACTCGACCAGGAGGACGCCTTGCTCCGACTGGGCGATGAGGAGCGGGCCGAACGGCGAGGAGAAGATCCGGTAGCCCACCAGCCGGCTCCGGAGGTCGGCCAGCCGCGACTCGAGCCGCTCGCGCGCCGACGCCGCGTGGGGCGCCGCCAGCAGATGGCTTCGCATCGCGGTCACCTCGCCCTCGATCAGCCGGTAGCGCGCGAAGTCGTCGCGGCAGGACTCGCACCGGCCGACGTGCTCCTGCACGCGCCTGGTCGTGGCCGACCCGGCCTCGCCGGTCGCCGCCGCCACCAGGTCGGGCTCGATCACTTCACAGGGAGACGACCTGGGGCTCACTCTACACGCTCCTTCGCGAGCAGCTCCTGCCCATCCAGCGCCAGGCGGATCTTCCGGAGCGCCTGGAAGACGTGGGCTCGGGCGCTCTCCGCCGAGCAGCTCAGGCTGCGACCGATCGTCTCGTAATCGAGGCCGTGGATCTTCCGCTGGAGGAAGGCTAGCCGCTGCTTGACCGGCAGGCGACCGACGATCGCCTCGACGGCAGTCCCCACCTCGCGACCGACCGCCACCCCGTCCGGCCCCGTCCAGTCGCTCTCGGTCAGGGTGACGCTCATCGCCTGGTACGCCGTGCGCCGCCGCTTCTGCGCCCGGAAATGATTCCGGGACAGATTCGTCGCGATGGTGTACAGCCACGCCCGCGCGTTGGCGTCCTTCGGCAGAGAACGGAAGGCCCGGTAGGCCCGCATGAAGGTCTCCTGCGAGAGGTCGTCGGCATCGCTCGCGCGCCTGGTCGCGCGCAAGAGATACCGATAGATCTCGCCGTGATAAGACGCCACCATCCCCTCGAAGGCCGAGTCGTCCACCACCTTATGAGACCCCGAACCCTCCCGGTTGTGAAAGCCCGCGCGGCTCCCGATGGTCCCCGTCAACAAATCCGGGGGTTTGGGCCGCTCCCGCCTCGGCGGGCGCGGCTCCCGGGTGTCGCACCTACCTATGAGACACCATCGAGGGGCTGGCGTGAAAGAGGAAACGGACCGGGCCGGCCGCGCGGCCCAGAACGTGTCGGAACAACCGGGCAGCTCGCGCCGAGCGCGCGATGCGTCGAGCAGCGCTTCGAGCAGCGGCTGTGCCGCCGCAAACCGAGGGGGGCCTCGGGGGATCTTCCGAGACCCCCCCGAAGAATCAGGGGGCGCGATCGAGGCGGCGCGCGGACACCGGGGGCCGGCCGGCCGCGACCGCCAGGATGTAGTCGACGAACCGGGCGGTAGGGTCGAAGCCGAGGAGCGCCGGGGCGTCGGCCACGAAGTTCGACGTGGCATTGACGTCGTAGAAGTACACCTGAGCATCGGCGCGGTTGACGAGGTACTCCACGCCTCCCACGTCGATGTGGGCCTCGCGTGTCAGGCGGAGCACGGCGTCGACGACGAAGGGTCCCGGCTCGTCGCGTTCGACGCGGAGGTCAAGACGCGGCGCCTCGGCCGGGCACAAGCCGGGCCCGCCGCCCGGGCGGGCTTCCTCGGGCGAGCGGCAGATGTCGGCCGGGCAGAGGTTGAAGCCCGCGGCCAGGTCGCGGTAGATCTTGATCGCGTAGAGGTACTCGCCCCCGAGCACCTCGACGCGGACGATGCCGCCGTCAGCGGGCTCGAGGAACTCCTGGACGAGCGCCACCTGGTCGGGCCCGAAGCCGAGCCGGCCGGCCCGGACCGCGTCCTCGAGCGCTTCCTGGGAGTCCACCCGCACGATCCCGGCCCCGCTGCCCCCGATGTTCGGCTTCACCACCACCGGAAAGCGGAAGTCCTCGGCCAGCTTCGGGAGCTGGGCCGGATCGTTGGTGACCGCCGTCCGCGGATAGCGGAGGCCGAGCCGCTCGAAGAGGAGCGTCTGATAGGCC
This window contains:
- a CDS encoding lysylphosphatidylglycerol synthase domain-containing protein; amino-acid sequence: MRLVRVLAALAGLAGIAWLVWEIGPESLLAQLRELSWRLPVLFLPYSLVAVLDAAGWRYAFPGQLPGLPVLVAARLAGEAVNVTTPTATLGGEPLKAWLLTRARVPFEEGLVSIVVAKTALVVSHLGFLVLAVALAIWQTRPAPALLTLMVTLTVLGILAVGGFVWAQLHGLFGASSRALAWLGVGDGVGGHLLRLDDHLVAYYRGQRDRLALSLFFHFSGWVAGSVEVWLALLLLGSPVDFATAIVIEGFASAIRSATFLIPASLGIQEGGFVGIFLGFGLSAGAGLAFGLVRRLRELLWAVAGYTILVAWRGPRGSVTGPGL
- a CDS encoding SDR family oxidoreductase, whose translation is MAERGGALAGKIALVTGGGRGIGAAVAMAYAREGADLILASRTDTELLAVANEARALGATVHGVSADMAEPRDVERLVRSALKTFGRIDVLVNNAGVSHPEVPTWTIDLGDWDRTLAVNLRGPFLLVRALLPHFLARREGSVINVSSVCGSVAYANYAAYTASKFGLEGLTRVLAEETRRLGVRVNAVDPGLVATRMSRFQGVKPERVTGVFVYLASDASRKVTGRTLHASRWRVEVAR
- a CDS encoding response regulator, producing MAARTRADGLAQPKFLTTRQSAARLGVTVNAVKAWIRDCHLPALRTPGGHHRIAETDVQALKARLTLAARTGSRARPRILLVDDHEELLGVIRESLSAAVSDATIRVATDGYEALVEIGLLRPDVLVLDLHIPRVDGFEVCRRLRAHPETGSIRILAITAYPEDDAREKILGRGADDFLEKPFSLAELRARVLALLRAGARR
- a CDS encoding methylated-DNA--[protein]-cysteine S-methyltransferase; amino-acid sequence: MSPRSSPCEVIEPDLVAAATGEAGSATTRRVQEHVGRCESCRDDFARYRLIEGEVTAMRSHLLAAPHAASARERLESRLADLRSRLVGYRIFSSPFGPLLIAQSEQGVLLVEYLGRGASLRSSRLARVGGVETLEDGDEVEAFYRELTEYLEGRRQELRWPLDLRLVRSDFHRAVLQATAAIPYGAVISYSGLAREVGRPDAVRAAAQALRWNPLPIVIPCHRVIGVSGALTGYAGGATTYKEKLLSVEGVPTLRARRDAQVRRDAMYVRAPGETEYCLPTCASIDPFPRGGLLFASRERAEAVGLAPCMSCRPDLHPLLAR
- a CDS encoding RNA polymerase sigma factor, with translation MDDSAFEGMVASYHGEIYRYLLRATRRASDADDLSQETFMRAYRAFRSLPKDANARAWLYTIATNLSRNHFRAQKRRRTAYQAMSVTLTESDWTGPDGVAVGREVGTAVEAIVGRLPVKQRLAFLQRKIHGLDYETIGRSLSCSAESARAHVFQALRKIRLALDGQELLAKERVE